The region GTTGCTGGAAACCACCCCTACCAGGCGACGGCCGGGCCCCAAGGCGCCGGGCAGAGTCCCGGCTTCGTGCCCGGGTGGGGCCGACTCCACCACGGGCAGGTGGTGGATCCCGAGCCGCAGCATGCTGACCAGGGCCTCGATGGCCGGCGCGTCGGGCGGCAAGGTGTGAAGGGGTGAGCTCATGATGCGGGCGACAGGCTGCGCCGGGGAGAGCCCGGTCGCCACCACTTTGCCCCGAAGGTCCCGGTCCGTGACGATCCCGACGGGCTCCTCCCCCTGGGCGATCACCACCACCGAGCCGACCCCGTGAGCCTGCATGAGCCGGGCCGCTTCGGCAATGGAGGTGGACGGCGGGCAGGTCACGGGAGGCCGGCGGATCAGGTCCCGGACGGGGCGGCGAAAGGTGGCGGTGGCCTGAGCCTCCGTGGCTGGCACGGCCTCCCAGGCCTGCGCGCCGGCTGCAGGCACCCGGGCCCAAGCAGGGGGAGGGGCCGGGCCGGGGGATGAGCTCCCCAACCCGGACCCGCTGGTCTGGTGCATTGGCCCCTTGCTTCAGTGGAAGAAGACCAACATGAACAGGATGACGAACACCAGGCTGCCGATCAGCCAGTAATCCTCGCGGGCCACGGACGCTCGCCTCCCTCTTACCGTCGGGCCGCTGCTGCGGCGGCGCCCACCGTGGCGGCCGGACCCACTTCCTCGACCACCAGATGAGTCTCGCGCTCGGCCCGCTCGATCTGGGCCTCACCCAACACCGACAGCCCCGCCTTGAAGCACAGTGCCCACATCATGACGATGCCGCCCAGCCACCATACGATCTGCCACGACCACAGGGGCGGAAAGCCCAGCAACGAGAAAGCGTGGTTGCCGAGAACGGCACCGGGGCCGATGGCGAAGATGTACCATGTGGGCACCACGAACCACATCGCTTTGCGCCACTTGCGCTGGGACTCCGTGGGGCGGTCGATATCCTCCAGCCACTCCCGGACCTCCTTGCGGCGGGCCAGGGCTTCCGGCGCCTCCTTGCCGATGCGGCTGGTG is a window of Bacillota bacterium DNA encoding:
- a CDS encoding CBS domain-containing protein, whose protein sequence is MPATEAQATATFRRPVRDLIRRPPVTCPPSTSIAEAARLMQAHGVGSVVVIAQGEEPVGIVTDRDLRGKVVATGLSPAQPVARIMSSPLHTLPPDAPAIEALVSMLRLGIHHLPVVESAPPGHEAGTLPGALGPGRRLVGVVSSN